The Rhea pennata isolate bPtePen1 chromosome 5, bPtePen1.pri, whole genome shotgun sequence nucleotide sequence TCTGGCTATGAGGGCTGCCATGTCCTCGTAAAGGTAAGGGTCCATCCTGTACATCTTATGCTCAGCTGCTGGCAGGCACTGGAGGAGACTATCCCTTCTGCCTTGTTGCAGGAAGACCGCTACTTTCTGAGGGTCCGGATGGAGGAAGTGCTGATCAGTGGGGTCATTGCTGCCTCCTATGAAGTCAACATGACCTGCCCACAGCCAGCTGACTACAATGTCCTTGTGGACAGGAACATGCGCATTGAGCACCAAGGGAACAGCATCCACCAGACCCAGGCTGGCATCCTTGTTCCCCTaccccagccccagcctggcctcCTGCACCATGTATCTCAGTCTGCCTTAGCTCTTCCTGGGCACCAGCTCCAAACCCATTCAGACCAGGTCCACGCCATGGCTCAGACCCAGGCGGGTCTGGCACATCCTGGACTTCAGCGCCAACCGCAACCCAACCTGCTTCGCCCAGGGATTCAGACCCAATCTGGCCAGGGTCACTCAGGGGTTCAGGTCCAGTCAGGGATAGTACACCCAGGAGTTCAACCTCAGTCCCAGCCTGGCTTAGTGCACCCAGGCGTTCAGACCCAACAAGGCCCAGCTCGTCCTGGGGTTCAGTCCCAATCTCAGCCAGGCCTGATTCGTCCCCTTGCTCGGCCTCAGCCAGGTTTACGTCCTGGCATCCAGCCTCCAGCTCAGGCTGACCTGCTACGCCCTGGGGTTCAGACCCAATCTGGCCTTGTTCACCCAGGATTTCAGCCCCAGTCCCAACCTGGCCTTGTTCATCCTGGATTACAGTCTCAATCTGGCCACATTCACCCTGGACTACAGCCCCAGTCCCAACCTGGCTTAATGCACCCTAATGCTCAGACTCTGACAGGCTTGGTACGCCCTGGCATTCAAACCCAAACCCACCTGGGCTTAGTTCGTCCTGGCCTTCAGACTCACTCTCAAGCTGGTTTGATACACTCTGGTGTCCAGACCCAAACTGGACTAGCTCATCCTAGCCTTCAGGCCCAGTCTCAACCAAGTCGAGTGCACCCAGGTGCCCAGACCCAAGCTGGACTGGTACGTCCTGGCCAGTCCCGACCGAGTCCAGTGCGTCCTGGGCTTCACCTCCAAGCCCGCCCAGGTCTAGCACGTCCTGCACTTCAGCCTCAAACCCAGCCAGGTCTAGTACACCCAGAATTTCATCCCCAAGTCCAGCCTGGTTTGCTGCGTCCTGGGCTTCACCCCCAGCCTGGCCTGCTGCGCCCCACGGCTCTCTTCTATTCCTCTGCAGGGGCAGGTATTCACAATCCTGCCaatgggaaggggaggagggaagcggAATGGTGCAGGGTTTTCTCTGCCCCTAGAGCAGCGCCAGCGGTCACAACCTTGAGGGAATGCTCAGGGaggctgcagagatgctcagTGAAGCACCTGCTCTCACTCTTCTACTGCCTTAGGTGCCCAGCTAACACGGGAGCAGTGCCATGTGGCCACAGGGAAGATCCCATGTGTGGCTCCACAGGGCCGCGAGGCCTGTCTGCAGGTGGGGTGCTGCTATGATGACATGGACCGCATCTCTCCCTGTTATTATGGCAATACAGGTAAGACTCGCAGGTCGCTGgtggtgtatgtgtgtgtgtctgtgaaGATGTCTCAGTCACCTCTAACATGCTTCACCACCACCCACTGGTGTGGATAAAGGGGCTTGGAGGTCCCTACTGAAGCAGGCACTGGTCATGTTTGACAGAGCCTCTAGCCCAGgacttcagagaaagaaaatcagccACCTGGGTTCTATGGGAGATCTGTACTTCCTTGGAGAGCCAGCTAAGGCAGAGGACATTGCAAAAAGCACTGTACCCATGGCCTTAAACCTGTTATGACATGGGACCTATGCTCTTGGCCCATCAGGACCTGGACTCTTTTTTAAACCTATGTCCACTGGGCACTCCATTTCTTTATGTTGCAGCAACTGTTCAGTGCCTGCTGGATGGGCATTTCGTCATCGTAGTGCCCCGGGGCCTCTCCACCCAGCCCTACAACCTGGACAGTGTGCGGCTGGCCAATGCTGAGGCCCACTGTGACCCCATCAAAGTGACAGAGGCTTTTGTGATGTTCCGCTTCCCTGTCACTCAGTGTGGTACCACTGTCCAGGTAAGGGCATGGCCCCCTGGTTCCTCTGGCATCTCTGCCCATGGATCTTGAGAGAGAGAGCTGaccctgtgtgtgtgttcaccTCAGGTGATTGAGGACCGGCTGATTTACGAGAACCAGCTAATCTCTACCATTGACGTACAGTCAGGACCACGTGGCTCCATCACACGGGACAGTGTTTACATGtaaggggagggaaggggtggCTGAGCTGGCTTCTGGCTGTGAAGGACATCAGCTCTCCCTGCCGAAAGCACCTGGGAGCTTGCATCTCCCCATTAGCAAAACCTGTCTTGCTTAACCTCTTGCTAAGGCACCTTGCAGATCAGGAGCCCAAACAGCTCCCCCTCTTCCTGGCTCCTATCAAGTGTTTGGGTGCCAGAACTGGGGATTGATGTAAGTACCAAGGCCTGAGAACATGGTTGTGCGCTACAGGTGCCCAGCTCGCCTATGGCAGTAAGAGCTGATCTCTGCTTAGGGAGAGAACTAAAAAGCTGCAGAGGTGTTGAGAGATAGCCTACAACTCCTCTAAACTGGGCTTTTCTGTCTTCACCCTGCTCTTTCCCCACACAGCCTCCATGCTCGCTGTATCTACAATGCCAGTGACTTCCTGCCAGTCCATGTTGAGGTTGCCGTGCCCCCCACAGCTGCACCCCTGATCGAGCCAGGGCCTCTCCGGATCCAGCTGCGCATTGCTACTGGTGAGCAGCCCATTTGCCTGTCCTACGGTGCCTCCACAGGGCCACAGCTAGCTtagcttctccctcctctctcaCAGATGAAAGCTACAGTAACTACCATGAGGACAGTGACTATCCCCTTGTGAAGGTGCTCAGGGACCCCATCTACGTAGAGGTTCGCCTCCTCCAGAAGACAGACCCCAACCTGGTCCTGGTCCTGCACCAGTGCTGGGCATCCCCCAGCACCAGCGCTACAGCAGAACCACAGTGGCCCATTCTGGTGGATGGGTGAGTGGAAGGCAGGCAGGGAATGGAAGAATGGCAAGGTGGGGGGAGGGCATCAGCAGTAACTGAGCGTCCCTCTTGTGCACTCAGGTGTCCATTTGTAGGGGACAACTACAGGACCCAGCTTGTGCCTGTAGGACCAGCCTCGCTGCAGCTGCCCTTCCCGAGCCACTATCAACGCTTTATTGTCTCCACATTCACTTTTGTAGAGGCCCCCTCCATGGCCACGCTTGAAGGAGAGGTGAGGAGGGGATGAATGTACGCTATGGCAAGGGGACTTCACCATTCAGCTCTTCAGGGTGAAACACAGTTTGGTTTCAGCTCTCAAAGAGAGACTGTTACAAACACTCAGATGCAGTGCATGAGATCCTGCGACTTTTGCCTGCAGCATCAGCCCTGTGACTTGGCCACTGACCTCAGAGCTCTCTAGTGGTCCCTCTCAGGTACTGGACTCCTCCCTGCCTGTCCAGGGTAATGTGTGCAAACTCAGCCAATATCTGCGTAACCACATGCACTCAACCACATCTGTAATGGCTCAACACGCAAGCGATAGGATATTGAATACAGCTCCCCAGGATTTGTCCTTCAAGTTGTGGAACATCAACTATCCAACTTCTAATATCAACACCCTGAACAAATGCTGAGCAAATGCTGTGATTTCCCATCCAGAAAAAGATCCTTGGCTCATGGTACACAAGCAAAGGCACTGCTGCCATGGGCCAGGTAGTATCTC carries:
- the ZP1 gene encoding zona pellucida sperm-binding protein 1, with amino-acid sequence MGPGITFSLLQYRYDCGDYGMQLQAYPTRGRTVRFKVLDEFGTLFEVANCSICLHWLNTGDDGGVIFSSGYEGCHVLVKEDRYFLRVRMEEVLISGVIAASYEVNMTCPQPADYNVLVDRNMRIEHQGNSIHQTQAGILVPLPQPQPGLLHHVSQSALALPGHQLQTHSDQVHAMAQTQAGLAHPGLQRQPQPNLLRPGIQTQSGQGHSGVQVQSGIVHPGVQPQSQPGLVHPGVQTQQGPARPGVQSQSQPGLIRPLARPQPGLRPGIQPPAQADLLRPGVQTQSGLVHPGFQPQSQPGLVHPGLQSQSGHIHPGLQPQSQPGLMHPNAQTLTGLVRPGIQTQTHLGLVRPGLQTHSQAGLIHSGVQTQTGLAHPSLQAQSQPSRVHPGAQTQAGLPGLLRPTALFYSSAGAGAQLTREQCHVATGKIPCVAPQGREACLQVGCCYDDMDRISPCYYGNTATVQCLLDGHFVIVVPRGLSTQPYNLDSVRLANAEAHCDPIKVTEAFVMFRFPVTQCGTTVQVIEDRLIYENQLISTIDVQSGPRGSITRDSVYILHARCIYNASDFLPVHVEVAVPPTAAPLIEPGPLRIQLRIATDESYSNYHEDSDYPLVKVLRDPIYVEVRLLQKTDPNLVLVLHQCWASPSTSATAEPQWPILVDGCPFVGDNYRTQLVPVGPASLQLPFPSHYQRFIVSTFTFVEAPSMATLEGEVYIFCSASVCHLAQPEPCRPSCQLGVPSRARRSLGDKMRPDPVVTVISQGRIVFQESSRVQKG